The genomic DNA cgAGTTTCTTCGGGGCAGATCCCAGGGTAATATGCTTAGCTCAAAATGACCACGTTTACACTACACATCACATAAAAGGTCATTTTTTCATCAAATTGATAGAGATCACATTCCGTTCTAGAATGACTCGTTCGTTCTCCTTCCTCTTCGGCTCGCAAGATGCAGGATGCTCTCAGTTCTCTGAAATCACGTCGACCCTGCTATGGTACAGTCCCATTTTCTCACTAGTCCCCACGACCCGCATACTCAGAACGATCCAATTGGTCTGTATACTGTATTCTGCGTTCTTATTTGTCCCCGTTGCTCAGAGGCGGGCCTTGGGGAGAAAGAAGTTTCTGGCTGTCGGGTGGCGCTGGAACCTTTAGCAGAAGATTTCAACATGGTATGAGAAGTGCAAGCAGGACGTCGCCGCTGGGCCATGCAATACCCTACATAGTTCACCATTTCAAATGTCATCCCTTACACACTATATCCGCAATTGCACTTTAAAAGTGATTTACGAGGCATACTAAGTCATATTTGcgcatgattttttttaaaaagcgaaaTGTTTCAATGTGTAATATTGTTGGTTAAAATATCATAATCTTAATATCTACATTTGTTCTACGGAAACGCTGACTTATTCGTTGCTTACAGGATGAATCCCATCTGTCCATCAACAAAAACCAAAGGTATGAGAGTTGATCACAAATGGGTCTCTACTGGCATCATGTGGTAATACCTTATTATTGCACATCAATCACTAAGGCCACAATTCGCTAtggttaaattaaaatggcattctCAGAACTGCTTATAGAAATGAAGTGTCCTTGTTAattctttttccatttaagaGTCTAAAATGTATGGACCAAGCTGAAATTTACACATTTGAAAAGACCAGGagcaaaaaaaagatgacaacATATTTGAAAGGAATCTCAAAGGGGCCAATCCCAGGTACAAAGGCTCGTATTGAAGCTTCATCTGTTTCTGGAGTAGCCTGGAACCCAATGTGTTCAGAATAATCAAAATAACCAAACCAAAATCATCCACACCAGTTTACAcagttttgtggttttattgttATATTCAAGATGTAGCCATTACAATGACTGGACAGCTAGTGCATCGTTGATATCTGCTGAAGAGCATTCCCCAAGTGCTGCTGACACAAGGTCTGGTAAATCGAGCTTAAATTTCTTAATGTAACAGCTTGACGGTgatacacacgtacgcacacgggAGTGTTTTACAGACGCGAGTCAGGAGGTTTCGGGGTGTCTAAGTGCCGTTGCGTTGGTTTTTCGGGTGCTAGTCAGACGCCCAGGAAGGAGACGGCGgtgtccctctcctccaccagctccGCGGCCGTGGCGTCCAGCTTCCCACGCGAGAAGTCGTTGATCGCCAGCCCCTCCACGATCTTCCAGGACTTATTCTGAGACGGGAAAAACGAACACCTTCAGGCCAAAGTGTACATTCcttctgtttacatttttccatttgtaaaAGGCGGTTGGTTTGACTGGCAGAGAACATTTCCAAAATCATGGTCATTTGCTCCatgtcttcatttttattatttttattttttaaaataaggaatTCCACCAGGAATTCAAAAATTAAGGAAAAtcaaaataaggaaaaaacatGCGTTACATTTTAACAGCACCTTGCCAGGTACTACATActacaaataacattttgagTGGAGTAAAATAAACCCTggcagaaataaaatgctggAGATGGGAATGAGGCAGGTGCCTTACCTTGATTGTAACAGGAAATGAGTAGATGAGGTCATCGGGCACGCCGTAGGAGTTCCCGGAGGAATAGATCCCCATGGAGACGAACTCGCCCTGCAGGGGACAAAGGTCATTCAGTCAGAGGGCCGCGTAACGTCCGCTGTGACAGTGCATTCGGAAAGCTCTGCCCCAGCTCCGCACGACGCCATCTTCCCCACCCTAAGGAGCTCTCTGGGGGAGACCGCTAAGCGCTAACCTCGGGGGTGCCGGTCCAGATGTCCCTCATGTGGTCACAGATGGCCTTCGCTGCCGACATGGCGCTGGACAGCTTCCTGGCCTTGATGACGGCAGCCCCGCGCTGCTGCACGGtctgcggggtgggggggaatcaCAGCTCTGAACACTGCCGCTGGTCACAGCATCTCATCTCATGGACATGTACAGCATGATGGGAAGGCGATAACACAAAGTGTATCCCCAAATCCATACCATTGTCTTGTATTAACTAAAAATGGTACATCACCTTGCCAAAGTAATAGTCATTGCAACTGAACCACTGGCACTCATGGTCCAAGTAGTCACGTTATCTTTTTGTTTGCCACAAGGCCATCAGCTGCTCTACTCACAGATATGAAATCCCCCTTGATCCAGCTGTCATCTTTCACAGCATCAAAGGCAGCCATCTCTTTGCCCTGGAAGTTGACCTTGGCGTGGTGGACATCAGGGTACTGGGTGGAGGAGTGGTTCCCCCAGATGATGATGTTCTTCACATTGTTGGCAGACACGCCAACATGCATGGCCACCTGGATCCAAGAGCGAACACGTTAAAACATCTCAAAACACCCTCTCTGAATACAATACAGAGAAGACTGCACATATGGTGGTTGGTTTCCAGAAGCGTGAAGGAATGAGCCAGTTTTCAACAAATCTTTACAATTTGTTGATTCACAAACCGAGAGACGGAGGGCAACTCACTCAACTGTACAAAGTCATTCATACAATATTTGCCCTCAGATGAGTTGATTCATTTAACCCCTTCTGTATTGCATGAGAATCATGGTTCAATTAAAGTGTCCTTTATACTGAACGACCCATATTCCCCACTGTACAGAATTTCCACAGCTACCCTACCCTCCAAGGATTGGCACGGATTACCCAGGCTAAAGACTGCTAGGGTGCAAGGCTCATTTATCCCAAAGGGTACAAGCATAAGTGAACTGTAGAAAGGCCTAACTTCGTCAGATAACTGCGAAGTATAGCTTCATCCAATGGCACTACTCTTTATCAGTTTATTATTGGTATACAGTTATTGCTATTTATTCTTCCcttgttcttttaaatatttcaattttgaaATGTTCTCCAAAGACAAATGACGACATCCATGCATTCAGGCACGCAGAGAGAGTCCCACCTGTGAGCGGGCCCTGTTGTGGTCCAAGCGGGTCAGGCAGGAGAAGTTCTCCTTGGGGATGGATGGGGCAGACTTGGCCGCAATCAAGCAGTTGGTGTTTGCTGGATTTCCAACGACCAGGACCTAAGACAGAGTAGAGGGACAAATGTGGGAAACTGCCCAGTTCCATTCCACATTCTagaatgtagtgtagtgtaatgtagaaTGCAGCAAAAGATCTAAGCCAATGCCGAAAGACTAAGGCTTTTTTGGAGGGGGGCAAAGCTAAAATTGATAGCTTTCACCTCTTTAATGATCAGAGCCAATCACTCTGTTCTGCTGTGGGCAACCATTTTATTGGTTCAAAACAAGTCACTGACTGGCATGGGGTTCATGCAGCCTCAACACCACTACTCTAAGCATTCTCTGGAGGGCAACTGAAAGCACTATAAAATGTCGATATAAAACTAgcacatattaaaatattaacacaatTCCTTAAAGTTTCAGTTCAAACAATAAAACCACTGTCAATTTGCCCCTTATAGGGAtggaaaaaactcaaaaaatccCTTAATGGTTACACggtgctaaaaaaagaaagcatttacTTCTTTATATGATACGTATAGGAGGGGACATTCTTCTAAATGAGCAACATTTCAATGTAAACCGATGTGCTACCCAAACTATAATGCCTGTTATCACTTGAGAGTTGGACCAAGGTACATATTTCCCATGTTCATATCACAACCTCACTCGACTGTCAAAACCAACACCATATCAGCACCAATACTCACTAAACACGGTGACAATCGCAGTGAGAACAAACCGTGTAAAAGGAAATGGCCATCGCCAAAATGATTTTACTTCTAAATGCACGTGTACGCACCAAACGTACGCGGTGCCATAAGAGGAATGGGTACAAATTCCCTACGAGCCCCACAGTGACAGCTGATATGAGCAATTCAACACCGCATTCATGCGAAGACTGTCAAAGCCCGGCATTACACAGGGCTTCAGAGCACAGCAGATGGTGACCTTGAGGGAGTCAGACGAGCTCAGACATGAAAGACCGTGGGCTGTTTGCCAGGTTCACAAATACAACACTGTAACCCCGATACAATGTGCATTTCATACGCAAGATAGCTCACTGCAGCAGCTCCGAAACAGCACTAAATATAATGCCCAGGTAGGTGGCAAATGCATGTCTGCAGTGTGCAGAGCCAGTTGATTACCCCCCTCcaaatatatgcatgtatgcgAGCGAGCAACTGAAAGAACTGCCCAGTTAGCAAAAGGCtagcacacagccacacagcagtGGCCACGGAATGCACCGCAATGCGAATTCCAGGCCCCGCCTCTTTTGTGTCAGTCACCTTGACGGTCTTCTTGGCGTACTTGTCCAGGGCAGCCCCCTGGGACTTGAAGATGGCCACGTTGGCCCTCAGCAGGTCCTTCCTCTCCATGCCCTCCTTCCTGGGCATGGAGCCCACCAGAATGGCAGCATCCAGGTCCTTAAATGCCACCTCCTCTTTGTCTGTTGCGATCACCTCTGCAGGAGCACCAGAGATTAGATCAACAGTAGAACATCAGACCACCGTGAAAATGGcgatttgttttgtgtgtataaTGTCCTGTCTTCCTCcacttttccatttttactCCTTATTGCACCAAATACTTTAATTTTCTCCTGTGGATGGCACATAcctgacagaagaatacttgcTACAGTAGGTGATGCATGCCTCACAAGTATAAGCATGAATCACACACCAGCAACAACTTGAAGTGCAGTTTTCATCACACCGTgctgtacaaattggagccaaaGATGCCAAAGCCAAAAGGGGGACCCTTATATGGTCATTAAGTCCGAGTCCCTTGTCATCCACCGAGCGTGTGACAATAATTTTTTATcggcacatggggagacattagaggAAGAAAAAACTCCCATTATGTTGTATTTTGACTGTATTGGTACCACTGACTTGCACTGAAACTGGTGCTAGAGAGAGCAcagtctctcaacaagaccaggaagctAGCTTCAAATAAAGTCaattttggccgcttggtccaGACAGGCCTACCTCTCAGAAGTGGGAGGGCACAGTCCTGAAGCTCCATGACCACTCCATCAAGGACTGGCATCATGGGCGTGATGTCCAGCAGGACAAGGATGATTGGCTAGCCAGGACAGAGAAGCGAGAGGAGAAATTAAGACATCTACCAAGGCTATCTAGACACATCACAGCCATACATGAAGTGattagaaaagaaaatacaatttgcttctttttaaatcataatCCAAAAGAAATGCTCTGCACACAACAAGATTAAAAATGTCACTTTCAACATATTTATCCTCTTATGCAGAAGGGGAACAAGATACAAATATTTTGGCAGAACTACCCTCTTCAGTGTGTAAAGAAAACATAGGTTCGGCTGGCTATAAAAGGGACACAAGTCATCATCATTAACAAAGTTATAATTACATGAATGTCTTCAAGTTTGCTATACAGGTACAACAGGTTCTGTagttcatttacataaatgaaaatggagcACAAACCAGGCATTGCAGTTTTCAAAAAGAACACCACTATGGTAGATATGCAGAATACCAGCCAATGCTAcagatgtatttttatattggACTCTCAGCAATGAGGTCTCCCAAACCCTTCCCTGATTTGGTGCCCATTTATCAATCGAGGCTGGAGATTAATTTTCAGTAGTGTACAACATGGAATTATCTGACGTCGACAATAATCTGGACATTTGAAAAGCCTTCAAAACTTCACTGATATTTGATTAATCTGTAAATCTCTACTACTGTATGAGATTACGTAAACGAGAAGCAATTCTTACCTGATCCTTGCCGAATACGTCACCCTTCGCGATGCCATAAAGAAGGGAATAGGCAATCTGACCAGCAGCACCCGTCACCAAAACTCTAATGGGGTCAGTCTGCAAAAAGATGAGGCACGCACACTAAAAACGCCATTACTGCACGCGGCAGTTAAAAGGGGAAATAATAATACTGAACAGGAGTTCTGTAGATGCACTGATTGCGACCGAAATAACGTCAGATTTATAAACTGACGCTGTTGGTCcctgtgtaattatttaaaaatagagcTCACTTTTCTATCGTTTGGACAGTGACATCCGAGTGGCCTAGCAGACCAAGATATTTATAAACTGGCAAACAAATCCGTCGCTTTTAAATCCTATTAGCCAGCCAACAAGTAGAAGAATGATTCCGGCGTTggtcagctaacgttagctaaatgcaaatacatgcattaACTATCTAGGCATCTGTGTACCAATCTGCAGTTATATTATCTGTAGCCATGTAACCACACTACGAATAGGGTGGTAACTACATCCTGTACATTTCTTGTACTTGCGGTAAGCTACGTATGTAGCCAGCCAACTGTGTctaaatgcatgaatgaatgaaggagATTACTTGTTGAAACAAATATCTACGATAAGCTTTGAATAGCCAAAACAGAGTTAGTCAAGGAGTTAATCAACTGCAAAAAACAATGGGCAGCTTCCCACGACCACATGAATAAATTAGCTAGTTACCTAGCAGTTTAAATTGACGTTTGTATGGATTACGTTCGTCGTCAATCGATCTCAAGATAAAACCACGCATGTGTCAGTTTGGCTGCAGCTCTAAAGTTCTTAATTCTGTGCATAATCTGATTTACAGCTGTGAATTACCATATTTGGCAATAAAAAACTACACGAATgttaaaaaccaaacaaactagACATCATAAGGCAATAAGAAATTAAAACTACATTCCTAACACGAGTTAACGAACGACATTTGCTGTCTAAAAATGTTGATGCTGCGGCTGAAAAGCTAATTAGGCAActaacactgaaaataaaatatctatgCAGCCGTCTGTTTTTTTACACTCTATAGACACGCAATCAAGTTCTCCCGCTAGTTTACAAGCTCCGACACTGCACAGCAGTATAACACTTTTCAGAAAACGCATTCACCATTTTTGCAGCCACAAATCTTCAGCAGCTATTCACTCCCACTTCTCATTGAAACAGGGGGGTCACCTCTACTTCTACAACG from Anguilla rostrata isolate EN2019 chromosome 18, ASM1855537v3, whole genome shotgun sequence includes the following:
- the mdh1ab gene encoding malate dehydrogenase 1Ab, NAD (soluble): MTDPIRVLVTGAAGQIAYSLLYGIAKGDVFGKDQPIILVLLDITPMMPVLDGVVMELQDCALPLLREVIATDKEEVAFKDLDAAILVGSMPRKEGMERKDLLRANVAIFKSQGAALDKYAKKTVKVLVVGNPANTNCLIAAKSAPSIPKENFSCLTRLDHNRARSQVAMHVGVSANNVKNIIIWGNHSSTQYPDVHHAKVNFQGKEMAAFDAVKDDSWIKGDFISTVQQRGAAVIKARKLSSAMSAAKAICDHMRDIWTGTPEGEFVSMGIYSSGNSYGVPDDLIYSFPVTIKNKSWKIVEGLAINDFSRGKLDATAAELVEERDTAVSFLGV